A window of the Methanomassiliicoccales archaeon genome harbors these coding sequences:
- a CDS encoding cell division protein FtsZ, which produces DLKDAKGALIRVVGGPDMTVAEAQRAAEIVTNSVNERARIIWGCSIEPELKGTIKVLLIVTGARSKYMLGRSDYDYEDKLVDELAPRSRGKSRRIEDDDGIDFVR; this is translated from the coding sequence TTGACCTGAAGGACGCTAAGGGAGCATTGATCAGAGTTGTCGGTGGTCCTGACATGACTGTTGCAGAGGCTCAAAGAGCAGCGGAGATCGTCACAAATAGCGTCAATGAAAGAGCAAGAATAATCTGGGGTTGCTCAATCGAACCTGAGCTGAAGGGTACAATAAAAGTCTTGCTCATTGTAACTGGTGCAAGATCTAAATATATGCTCGGTCGAAGCGATTACGATTATGAGGATAAGCTGGTTGATGAATTGGCACCTAGATCAAGGGGAAAATCTCGTCGCATAGAGGACGACGACGGGATTGATTTCGTGCGTTGA